In Gambusia affinis linkage group LG08, SWU_Gaff_1.0, whole genome shotgun sequence, a single window of DNA contains:
- the LOC122835422 gene encoding protein preY, mitochondrial-like: protein MLKNVLSRLATQTGRVHRHVNRASSIQTLTACRVSVRSFAEVKDEVQLSFDSSLLEVLVCPLSKKPLRYDANTNELINEELGIAYPIVDGIPNMIPQEARLIQKDTQTPSTPAE, encoded by the exons ATGTTGAAGAATGTTCTGAGCAGGTTGGCGACACAAACGGGTCGTGTTCACCGTCATGTGAATCGCGCTTCGTCCATACAGACGCTGACAGCCTGCCGTGTGTCGGTGAGGAGCTTCGCCGAGGTGAAGGACGAGGTGCAGCTTTCTTTCGACTCCTCCCTGCTGGAAGTGCTGGTCTGTCCGCTGTCCAAGAAGCCACTGAG GTACGATGCCAACACCAACGAGCTGATCAACGAGGAGCTCGGCATTGCATATCCCATCGTTGATGGCATTCCAAACATGATCCCACAGGAGGCCAGGCTGATACAGAAAGACACTCAAACTCCAAGCACACCTGCAGAGTAG
- the LOC122835423 gene encoding phosphatidylinositol N-acetylglucosaminyltransferase subunit Y-like, translated as MFSLSMMVGLVPIVSLCGLFFSAAVDENFPQGCTSSNSLCFYSLLLPVTIPVYVFFHLWSWMGIKLFRHN; from the coding sequence ATGTTCTCCCTGTCCATGATGGTGGGACTGGTTCCCATTGTGTCTCTGTGTGGTTTGTTCTTCTCTGCCGCTGTGGATGAGAACTTCCCTCAGGGCTGCACCAGCAGCAACAGTCTGTGTTTCTACAGCCTGCTGCTGCCGGTCACCATCCCAGTCTATGTCTTCTTCCACCTTTGGAGCTGGATGGGGATCAAGCTCTTCAGGCACAACTAG
- the si:ch211-176l24.4 gene encoding uncharacterized protein si:ch211-176l24.4: protein MKPLDLSLPQRARGEQGKTLEVYRKHKAEKRLEQNAPAAKKEPSIEETPSPQSEAETKSANTTTSSEDDHHCHAGKKDASQVGVVQLRLNKPFFFKTKGEGQSPRPISPLMKLTQGRDIESKKCRSGRK from the exons ATGAAACCTTTGGATCTTAGCTTGCCACAGAGAGCGAGGGGAGAGCAAGGGAAGACACTTGAGGtctacagaaaacacaaagcagaaaaacgtCTTGAGCAGAATGCACCAGCGGCTAAGAAGGAACCCTCGATCGAAGAAACTCCAAGCCCTCAGTCGGAAGCCGAAACCAAGTCGGCCAACACCACTACCTCCAGTGAGGACGACCACCACTGCCACGCTGGGAAGAAAGATGCGAGCCAG GTCGGAGTGGTCCAGCTGAGACTCAACAAACCCTTCTTCTTCAAGACGAAGGGAGAGGGGCAGTCGCCTCGTCCAATTTCGCCACTGATGAAACTCACTCAGGGAAGAGATATAGAATCCAAGAAGTGCCGTTCAGGAAGAAAATGA